A single genomic interval of Gossypium raimondii isolate GPD5lz chromosome 11, ASM2569854v1, whole genome shotgun sequence harbors:
- the LOC105801733 gene encoding uncharacterized protein LOC105801733: MRRLVDSALAITKELLKTFMYESLNNTARLINEVSALLLSILLGKANILEGVQGWELRPTFHGPRFPRWMENGVSSFNQFIHELSLESDTSSIDYSSDDNNLDETYPASPSSHGSRSSRTSFPINNAWHWTDLMACILSLILLPARLLLWMPFLVFRLLNIWGSKTSSDPGNPHLRNFHSFRNMHTTKDHVVNRSIDRRRGVVEDLHLAIEIFIEAIFDMLHKTVHCVLSPSSAFRIFRKLFSSASAGVKDVDNDVLNASIPPVTLGDKDPAPTERNPTLHHALNTDARTCKDIITELGYPYEAIHVTTADGYILLLERIPRRDARKAVYLQHGIFDSSVGWVSNGVVGSSAFAAYDQGYDVFLGNLRGLVSRGHVDKNIPSRKYWWFTVNELGTKDVPAMIEKIHEIKTDELKMIQPDEETNDEQPYKLSAIAHSLGGAVMLMYTVTRLIEQKPHRLSRLTLLSPAGFHDETIFILTVAHYFVVPLGPILAFFVPALYIPTRFFRMLFNKLARDFHNYPALGGLIQTVLSYTFGGDSSNWVGVMGLPHYNMDDMPGLSLGVIHHLAQVKWRGKFVMYDYGNASANMKAYGSPVPIDLGEYYSLIDIPIDLIAGRKDKIISAAMVTRHYKLMKDASVNVSYKEFEYGHLDFTKSNQEDILAYVMSRLLLVEPALKHQTSQKKTLKLKKKGQASS, translated from the exons ATGCGGCGTCTCGTTGACAGCGCCCTCGCTATTACAAAAGA ATTGCTGAAGACTTTTATGTATGAGTCTTTGAACAATACTGCACGGTTGATAAATGAAGTATCAGCACTTTTATTGTCCATTCTTCTTGGAAAGGCAAATATTCTCGAAGGTGTTCAAGGATGGGAGCTTAGGCCAACTTTTCATGGACCTCGGTTTCCACGCTGGATGGAAAA TGGTGTTTCCTCATTCAACCAGTTCATTCATGAACTTTCTCTGGAGTCTGATACTTCAAGTATAGACTACTCTTCCGATGACAACAATCTTGATGAGACATACCCTGCGTCACCATCATCTCATGGGTCAAGAAGCTCCAGGACAAGCTTTCCTATCAATAATGCTTGGCATTGGACAGACTTGATGGCATGCATATTGTCATTGATTTTGTTACCTGCTAGGCTTCTGCTGTGGATGCCATTTCTTGTTTTCCGTTTGTTAAATATTTGGGGATCAAAGACTTCTTCAGATCCAGGAAACCCCCATCTTAGGAATTTTCACTCCTTTAGGAACATGCACACCACCAAGGACCATGTTGTCAACCGCAGCATTGACAGGAGGCGTGGAGTCGTTGAG GATCTTCATCTAGCAATTGAGATTTTCATTGAAGCTATATTTGATATGCTTCACAAGACTGTGCATTGTGTGCTCTCCCCATCTTCAGCTTTTAGAATCTTCAGAAAATTGTTCTCATCTGCAAGTGCTGGTGTTAAGGATGTTGACAATGATGTCTTGAATGCTTCAATTCCCCCAGTGACTCTTGGAGATAAAGATCCAGCTCCTACAGAAAGGAATCCTACTCTTCACCATGCTCTTAACACTGATGCTAGAACTTGTAAGGATATCATAACAGAGCTTGG GTACCCATATGAAGCCATTCATGTTACTACCGCCGATGGATATATTCTTCTTTTAGAAAGAATACCAAG ACGTGATGCACGGAAGGCTGTCTATCTACAGCATGGTATTTTTGATTCATCCGTGGG TTGGGTTTCTAATGGTGTTGTTGGTTCTTCAGCTTTCGCAGCATATGATCAAG GCTACGACGTCTTCCTTGGGAATTTGCGTGGTCTAGTCTCTAGGGGGCATGTGGATAAAAATATCCCCTCACGGAA ATATTGGTGGTTCACAGTAAATGAGCTTGGGACAAAAGATGTTCCGGCTATGATAGAGAAGattcatgaaattaaaactGACGAATTAAAAATGATTCAACCTGATGAAGAAACAAACGATGAGCAGCCATACAAACTCAGTGCAATCGCTCATAGTCTGGGTGGAGCTGTTATGCTGATGTATACTGTGACACGCTTGATTGAACAAAAGCCTCACAGGCTCTCAAGATTGACTTTACTTTCGCCTGCAGGCTTCCATGATGAGACTATTTTTATCCTTACAGTGGCGCATTATTTCGTTGTTCCTTTGGGTCCGATTCTGGCGTTTTTCGTGCCTGCCTTGTATATACCGACCCGATTCTTCCGCATGCTGTTCAACAAGTTAGCTAGGGACTTCCATAACTACCCTGCCCTTGGGGGACTAATACAAACCGTACTGAGTTATACCTTTGGGGGAGATAGCTCGAACTGGGTTGGGGTGATGGGATTACCTCATTATAATATGGATGACATGCCAGGGCTCTCACTAGGTGTGATTCACCACCTTGCACAAGTAAAGTGGAGGGGAAAATTTGTAATGTATGACTATGGGAATGCATCAGCCAATATGAAGGCATATGGATCTCCGGTGCCAATAGACTTGGGTGAATATTATTCGCTTATCGATATCCCAATTGATTTGATCGCTGGGCGGAAGGACAAGATAATTAGTGCAGCAATGGTTACAAGGCACTACAAGTTAATGAAGGATGCAAGTGTAAATGTATCATACAAGGAATTTGAGTATGGACACTTAGACTTTACAAAATCGAACCAGGAAGACATCTTAGCTTACGTAATGTCTCGCCTACTGCTCGTGGAGCCTGCTCTAAAGCACCAGACTAGCCAAAAGAAGACTctgaaattgaagaagaaaggacAGGCTAGCTCTTAA